ATGTTCACCGCGTTCGAGGTCCCGACCACCACCACCCACGCGAAGGGGAGGAAGAACCAGCCCAGGTCGGGCTGGAAGTACTTCGTCGACACGAAGGGCAGGCTGAGGTGCGTGTCGAAGCGGAGCGCGAACGTGCTCCAGTCGAGGCCGAAGCCCAGGAAGGCAGCGAGGAAGATCGCGGTGAGCCCCACCATCTTCAGCCGCCCCGGCAGCCCCTTGGAGTTGCGCTTGGTGAGCTTCAGGTAGTCGTCGAGGAAGCCGACGAGGCCGTAGCCCAGGGTCACGACCAGCACCATCCACACGTGGCGGTTGGTGAGGTCGGCGAAGAGGAGCGTGGACACCGAGAGGCAGAAGAGGATCAGGCCGCCGCCCATGGTGGGCGTGCCGCGCTTCTTCTGGTGCCGCTCGGGCGTGTCTTCCCGCACGTTGGAGGCGCCGTACTGCCGGCTCCTCAGCTCGCGGATGAACCAGGGCCCGAGCCACATGCCGAGCACGAGGCTGAAGATCCCCGCGGCGATGATCCGGAAGCTCGGATAGCGGAAGACGTTGAGGACTGCGAGCTTGTGCGCGAGCGGGTACAGCAGGTGATAGAGCATCTAGACTTCCTCCCCCTTTACGAGGGGGTCGGCGATCCGCTCCAGGCGCGTGCCGCGGCTGGCCTTGAAGAGCACGAGGTCGCCTTCGCGCAAGCTGCGGCGCAGCCACGCGAGGGCCTCGGCGGGATCGTCCGTTGAGAGGATGGCGGCGTCGGGGATCCCCCGAGCCGCAGCCTCGGCGGCGGTGGTGCGGGAGCGCGGGCCGAAGGCGACCAGGCCGGCCACCTTCGCCTCCGCTGCCGCCGCTCCCACCTCGCGATGGCCGGACTCCTCGAAGGAGCCGAGCTCGCGGAGATCGCCGAGGACCGCGACGACGCGGCCCTCGCCGGCGAGGGCCCGTGAGGTGCGCAGCGCCGCGACGGCAGAGGCCGGGTTGCCGTTGTAACAATCGTCCAGCACGGTCACACCGCCGGGGGCGGCCTTGAGCTCGAGCCGGCGCAGGAAGCCCTTCGCGGCGGCGAGGCCCGTCAGCAGGCGGTCGGGCGCGGCACCGAGGGCGAGGCCCAGCGCCAGAGCAGCGCAGGCGTTCTGCGCGTTGTGGAGGCCCACCAGCGGGATCCGCACGAACGCGGGATCGCTGCCCCGGAACGAGACCTCGAAGGCGAGCCCGCGCAGGTCGTGGGAGACGATCCGGACCAGGCGGACGTCGGCCTCCGCGCCGGTACCGAAGGTGAGGAGGGGGCGGCGGGAGGCCCGGGCCTCGGCGAGGGTGAGGGGATCGTCGAGGTTCGCCACCGCCACCGCGCCGGGGGGCAGGCCGTGGAAGAGCTCGCCCTTGGCCTTGGCCACCGCCTCGATCGAGCCGAGCCCCTCCAGGTGAACGGCCTGTGCACAGGTGACGAGGCCCGCGGAGGGCTCCGCGATCGCGGCGAGGCGGCCGATCTCGCCGGGGTTGCTCATGCCCATCTCGACCACCGCCGCCCGATGGGAGGGATCGAGGCGCAGCAGGGTGAGCGGGAGGCCGATCTCGTTGTTCAGGTTGCCCTCGGTCTTGAGGGACTCGCCGAAGGCGAAGGAGATCGCCGCGTGGGCGAGCTCCTTGGTGGTGGTCTTGCCGTTGCTCCCGGTGACCGCGCCGAGCTTCAAGGAAGGGAAGCGCCGGCGGTGCACCCTCGCGAGGGCGCCCAGCGCCGCCAGGGTGTCGGAGGTCTCTACGAGGCCGAAGCCGGCGGGCAGAGGCTCACTCGGAGTGAAACCTTCACGCACCAACGCAGCCCGTGCCCCAGCGCGGGCGGCCTGGGCCACGAAGGCGTTTCCGTCGAAGCTCTCCCCGCCCAGGGCGACGAAGAGGTTGCCCTCGGAGACGGTGCGGCTGTCGGTGGAGACGCCGTCCAGCGCCAGGAGCGGTTCGCCGGCCCGAAGGGCGCCGCGGACAGCGGCTTTCACGTCCGCGAGGCAGAAGATCGCCCGGTTCGTCATCGATCCATCCTCGAGCCCAGCGCGCGGCGGAGCTCCTCGCGGTCGTCGAAGTGCAGGCGCTGGTCGCCGACGAGCTGGTAGGTCTCGTGGCCCTTGCCCGCGACCAGCACGAAGTCGCCCGGACGCGCGCAGGCCACCGCGAGCTCGATCGCAGAGCGGCGGTCGGGCTCCACCGCAAAACCCAAAGCGCCGGCGCGGGCTTCCTCGTGGGAGAGGCGCCTGCTGCCCGCGCGCTCGAGGCCCGGGAGGATGCCGGCGATGATCTCCTCCGGCCTCTCGGACCGGGGGTTGTCGCTGGTGACGATGGCGAGATCCGCTGCGCGGGCCGCCACCTCACCCATCAGCGGGCGCTTTCCCTTGTCCCTGTCGCCGCCACAGCCGAAGACCACCAGGAGGCGGCCTTTGCCCGCCTGGCGCAGGGCCGCGCAGACCCGGGCGAGGGCGTCATCGGTGTGGGCGTAGTCCACGAAGGCGGAGAAGCCCTCGCCGTCCACGCGCTCCAGCCGCCCCGGCGCGCCATGGGCTCCGAACAGTCCCTTGGCGATCGCCTCGAGGCCATGGCCACACGCGAGGGCGAGGCCCGTGGCGCAGAGCAGGTTCTGCAGGTTGTGGGCGCCGACGAGGGGCGAGCGCAACGCGAAGCCGCCGGCAGGCGTCGCCACGTCTGCCCGTATCCCGGCGTCGGAGAACTCCACGTTTCGTGCAAAGATCTCGCACGCAGAGTCGTCGATGGAGAAGCGGAGGAGCGTCGTGGGATCGACGCTCTCCGCGAGCTGCCGGCCCCAGGCGTCGTCGGCGTTGATCACCGCAGCGCCACCATCGCGCAGGTGGTCGGAGAAGAGCCGCGCCTTCGCCTCGAAATAGGCCTCCATGGAGCCGTGGTAATCGAGGTGATCGCGGGTGAGGTTGGTGAAGGCGGCCGCGGCGAAGCGGAGGCCCTCCACCCTTCCCTGCTCGAGCGCATGGGACGAGACCTCGAGCACCGCGGAGTCGCACCCCTCCGCGACCATCGTGCCCAGGAGCTTCGACAGGCTCACCGAGTCGGGCGTGGTGTGCGTGGTGGGGAGCTCCTTCGCGCCGGCGAATGCGCCGGTGGTCCCGATGACGCCGCAGGACGAGCCCGCCGCCACGGCGATGGAGCGGAAGAGCCAGCTCACCGTGGTCTTTCCGTTGGTGCCGGTGATCCCCACCAGCGAGAGCTTCTCCTCCGGATGGCCCTGCAGCGCCGCAGCGCAGCGGGCGAGCGCTGCCCGGGTGCTCGCGACCCGGATCACGAGGGCGCCGGGAGCGTCGACCTCGCGCTCGACCAGGATCGCGGCGGCGCCCTTGGCCGCTGCCTGCGCCGCGAAGTCGTGGCCGTCGCGGCTGCCGCCCGCCACGCAGACGAAGAGCGCGCCGTCCCCCGCCTCGCGGGAGTCCGCCGTCACCGCGCGGATCTCGGGATCGGGGGTACCGGGCGGGAGGCTTCCGCCGACGTCTGCGATGAGCTGCGAGAGGCGCATGGGTCTGCCGCTTTCTACACCAATCCGTTCTGTCGTCTACAGCACCCGGCCCGCTGACTACAGAGGCTCCAGGGCGATCGCCACCTGGCTGCCCCGCTCCACGATCGAGCCGGCGGGCGGACGCTGGGAGACGACCTTTCCGCTTCCTTCGAGGCTGGCCCCGAGCTTCGCGTCGCCCAGCTTTCGCAGGGCGGCGCGGGCGAAGAGGCCGCGGACGTCGGGCACCAGGACCTGGTCGCCGTCGCCAGGTGCGTCTTCCTCCGACACCCACCCCTCGGCGGGATCGTCGCGGGGGGTCGGCTTCTTCGGCTCCGGCTTCGCGCCCTTTGCCGCCGTCTTGTTCTTCTCGTCGGCCTTGGCGAGCAGTGGGAGCGACGGCGGGATCCCGCGGGACTTGAGCGCGGCCTCGGCGATCTCCCGGAAGACCGGCGCCGCGATCTGGCCGCCGTAGACGCTCCCCTCCTTCGGCTCGTCGATCATCACCACGATGGCGAGCTTCGGATCCTCGGCAGGGACGAAGCCCGCGAACGACGCGAGGCGGCCCTTGCCGTAGCGGCCGATCGAGGCGTCGACCTTCTGCGCCGTACCGGTCTTCCCCGCCACGCGATAGCCGTCGATCGCGGCCTTGCCCGCGGTCCCGTCGAGGACCACGTTCTCGAGCCACCGCGCGATCTCCTTCGCCGTGGCCGGAGAGATCGCCTGGCCGGCGACCTCCGGCTCGCCGCGGCGGATCACGGCGCCGTTCGGATCCACGACCGAACGCACGATCCAGGGCTTCATCCTCGTGCCGCCGTTGGCGATCGCCGCGTAGCCCGAGGCGATCTGCAGCGACGACGCCATGATCGGCCCCTGGCCGAAGGACGCGGTCACGAGGCCGATCTCTCCCTTGAACGGCCTCATCAGGCCCGGCGACTCGCCGGGGAGCTCGATCCCGCCCCGCGTCCCAAAGCCGAAGTCCCGGTAGACCTGGGCGAGCCTCTCGTTTCCGAGCGCCATCGCCACCTTTCCCGAGCAGACGTTGGACGAGACGCGAAGGATGTCCGGGGGCGTGAGGGCGGGATAGGGATGCGTGTCGTGGATGACGTGCTTGCCGATCTTCCAGCGACCCTTCTCGCAGTCGAAGCTCTGGTCCTTGCGGATCGCCTTCCGATCGAGGGCGCCGGCGAGGACGAAGACCTTCATGGTCGAGCCGGGCTCGAAGGCGTCGGTCACCGCGCGGTTGCGGACCGCGGCGCGCCCCTTCGCCCCGGGGATCACGTTCGGGTTGAAGGTCGGCATCGAGACCATGGCGAGCACCTCGCCCGTGGAGGGATCGAGCACGACGGCGGAGCCCGCCTCCGCGTTCGCCTTCTCCACCGCCTTCGACAGCGCCTTCTCCGCCGCGTACTGGATCGTCCGATCGATCGTCAGGGTCACGGACGCGCCGGTCCGCTCCTCCATCGGCACCGCGGCCTCGGCGAGGAGCGCGTTGCCCCTCGCGTCCCGGAGGCCCGCCACCTGGGCGCCCTGGCCGCGGAGATCGTCGTCGAGGCTCCGCTCCAGGCCCTCGAGGCCGTGGCCGTCCGCGCCGACGAAGCCGAGAATCTGTGAAGCGAGCTCTTTCTGAGGGTAAAAGCGCCGCGACTCCTTCACGAAGCCGACGCCAGGCAGCCCCAGCGCCCGGACCTTGGCGACGATCGCCGGGCTGGACTTGCGGCGCACCCACACGAAGCGGCTGCCGGGCTGCGCGGACCGGGACTGGAGCGCGCGGAGCTTCTCGCGCGAGAGGCCCGCCGCCCTTCCCACCCTCTCCACGCCGTCACGGAGCTCGGCAGGGTCCCGGGCGAGGAGCCCCGGATCCACGAAGATCGACTCCACCTCGACGCTCGACGCGAGGGTGTTTCCGTCCCGGTCAAGGATGTCGCCCCGATGCGGCGACAGCTCCACCGTGCGGATGTACTGATCCCGCGCCAGCGTACCCAGCTTGTCCTGCTGGACGATCTGCAGATGGATCGCGCGCCCCAGCACCACGCAGAGGCCGACGCCGAGGAGCACGGCGAGGATCGTGGCGCGCACGCGCACCCAGCGCGCGCCGTCCCAGGCGCCGGCAAATCGGCTCCCGGACATTCGCCCCTCGCTCATCGCGCGGCGCCCGGGATCGGCACGATCCGGTCCGGCGCGGGCTCCACCATCCCGAGCTTGCCCCTGGCGTTGGCCTCGATCCGCTTCGCGCCCTTGCGGGTGGCGAGCTCGATCCGCAGCGCGTTCTGCTCGCGGAGGAGATCGGAGTGCTCCGCCTGGACGCGGGAGAGATCGTAGCCCGCCATCGTCCCCTCGATCCGGGTCCACGCGAAGATCGACGCGACGACGCAGAGCACGGCGAAGACCAGGAGGTCGGCGAGGACCCCGCGCGTCTCCACCGCTCCCCGCAGCTTCCGGCTCCGCTTGGGCCTCGAGGCACCGCGATGTGATCCGCGCGGCGCGGGGAGCACGGCGTCGTGCGCGGAATGGGCGCTCATAGCCTCTCCACCGCTCGCAGCT
The Vulgatibacter incomptus DNA segment above includes these coding regions:
- a CDS encoding cell division protein FtsL — translated: MSAHSAHDAVLPAPRGSHRGASRPKRSRKLRGAVETRGVLADLLVFAVLCVVASIFAWTRIEGTMAGYDLSRVQAEHSDLLREQNALRIELATRKGAKRIEANARGKLGMVEPAPDRIVPIPGAAR
- a CDS encoding UDP-N-acetylmuramoyl-L-alanyl-D-glutamate--2,6-diaminopimelate ligase, which codes for MRLSQLIADVGGSLPPGTPDPEIRAVTADSREAGDGALFVCVAGGSRDGHDFAAQAAAKGAAAILVEREVDAPGALVIRVASTRAALARCAAALQGHPEEKLSLVGITGTNGKTTVSWLFRSIAVAAGSSCGVIGTTGAFAGAKELPTTHTTPDSVSLSKLLGTMVAEGCDSAVLEVSSHALEQGRVEGLRFAAAAFTNLTRDHLDYHGSMEAYFEAKARLFSDHLRDGGAAVINADDAWGRQLAESVDPTTLLRFSIDDSACEIFARNVEFSDAGIRADVATPAGGFALRSPLVGAHNLQNLLCATGLALACGHGLEAIAKGLFGAHGAPGRLERVDGEGFSAFVDYAHTDDALARVCAALRQAGKGRLLVVFGCGGDRDKGKRPLMGEVAARAADLAIVTSDNPRSERPEEIIAGILPGLERAGSRRLSHEEARAGALGFAVEPDRRSAIELAVACARPGDFVLVAGKGHETYQLVGDQRLHFDDREELRRALGSRMDR
- a CDS encoding penicillin-binding transpeptidase domain-containing protein codes for the protein MSGSRFAGAWDGARWVRVRATILAVLLGVGLCVVLGRAIHLQIVQQDKLGTLARDQYIRTVELSPHRGDILDRDGNTLASSVEVESIFVDPGLLARDPAELRDGVERVGRAAGLSREKLRALQSRSAQPGSRFVWVRRKSSPAIVAKVRALGLPGVGFVKESRRFYPQKELASQILGFVGADGHGLEGLERSLDDDLRGQGAQVAGLRDARGNALLAEAAVPMEERTGASVTLTIDRTIQYAAEKALSKAVEKANAEAGSAVVLDPSTGEVLAMVSMPTFNPNVIPGAKGRAAVRNRAVTDAFEPGSTMKVFVLAGALDRKAIRKDQSFDCEKGRWKIGKHVIHDTHPYPALTPPDILRVSSNVCSGKVAMALGNERLAQVYRDFGFGTRGGIELPGESPGLMRPFKGEIGLVTASFGQGPIMASSLQIASGYAAIANGGTRMKPWIVRSVVDPNGAVIRRGEPEVAGQAISPATAKEIARWLENVVLDGTAGKAAIDGYRVAGKTGTAQKVDASIGRYGKGRLASFAGFVPAEDPKLAIVVMIDEPKEGSVYGGQIAAPVFREIAEAALKSRGIPPSLPLLAKADEKNKTAAKGAKPEPKKPTPRDDPAEGWVSEEDAPGDGDQVLVPDVRGLFARAALRKLGDAKLGASLEGSGKVVSQRPPAGSIVERGSQVAIALEPL
- a CDS encoding UDP-N-acetylmuramoyl-tripeptide--D-alanyl-D-alanine ligase; protein product: MTNRAIFCLADVKAAVRGALRAGEPLLALDGVSTDSRTVSEGNLFVALGGESFDGNAFVAQAARAGARAALVREGFTPSEPLPAGFGLVETSDTLAALGALARVHRRRFPSLKLGAVTGSNGKTTTKELAHAAISFAFGESLKTEGNLNNEIGLPLTLLRLDPSHRAAVVEMGMSNPGEIGRLAAIAEPSAGLVTCAQAVHLEGLGSIEAVAKAKGELFHGLPPGAVAVANLDDPLTLAEARASRRPLLTFGTGAEADVRLVRIVSHDLRGLAFEVSFRGSDPAFVRIPLVGLHNAQNACAALALGLALGAAPDRLLTGLAAAKGFLRRLELKAAPGGVTVLDDCYNGNPASAVAALRTSRALAGEGRVVAVLGDLRELGSFEESGHREVGAAAAEAKVAGLVAFGPRSRTTAAEAAARGIPDAAILSTDDPAEALAWLRRSLREGDLVLFKASRGTRLERIADPLVKGEEV
- the mraY gene encoding phospho-N-acetylmuramoyl-pentapeptide-transferase, whose translation is MLYHLLYPLAHKLAVLNVFRYPSFRIIAAGIFSLVLGMWLGPWFIRELRSRQYGASNVREDTPERHQKKRGTPTMGGGLILFCLSVSTLLFADLTNRHVWMVLVVTLGYGLVGFLDDYLKLTKRNSKGLPGRLKMVGLTAIFLAAFLGFGLDWSTFALRFDTHLSLPFVSTKYFQPDLGWFFLPFAWVVVVGTSNAVNITDGLDGLAIGPTIVSSLTFLILAYLAGTVIAGFNVADYLFIPHIAGAEELAVFCAATVGAGIAFLWFNTYPASVFMGDIGALALGGALGTLAVLTKNELASVILHGVFFVEIVSVMIQVASFKSRGKRVFRMAPIHHHFELGGSAEPKIIVRFWIVAILLSLVTLISLKLR